The Juglans microcarpa x Juglans regia isolate MS1-56 chromosome 2D, Jm3101_v1.0, whole genome shotgun sequence DNA window AGATAATGAAGTTTTTTGTACAGACGCAAGAGAATAACTACGGTTTTATAAtagttgaaacaaaaaaaaaaaaaaaatgatacatacacaatttttttcagTCATGGTTTTAAGTTTGagacatttatataaaataacttataaaaataacactaatttataaaaatatcctcattttaaaatataattatgtattgTGAAAAGAATTGCATATGTATCATCAGTATGCTTTTACACATAATATGGGAAAGTATTTAATTAAGACTGTGTTTGGTAAGTGAAGTAGTTTTAGattacttcactactatttattattatttacaaacaatttattactattcacaaactattcattatttttttaatattattagttacttatttattaccattcataaattatatgaaatcatcTCAACATGAAAACGTACTAAATGGACGCATACGCATTGGctcaaactgaaaaaaaaaaaaaagttgcttcACCGTAACACAAACCTCgagttataataaaaaaagggcAAGGTCATTGACACGGTCTCATAAGACCCTAGCCCACAATCCAGACTCAATTGGCAAACTAAACCAAAGTGATCCATGCCAATTTGTAAAGGTAGAACACCCTTTTGAAGATTGAACATGTTCTCTCTTATTAAACGAAGACAATGTAAAGAATCGATCTTTAATaggtacatatatattatatatataccgaCATATTGCATCCGAGATCTCTCTTGACGGTTATATTGTTATTCTTGATGCGAAGTGGGTCTCCATCAGGTGCCAACCACATCTCATATATCAAATGTACCTCACGTGCAATGTACagtctttttgtttgtttaattcAAAAAGagattaaacaattcaattcatttcattttatcttattattataattttcataaattcttatataaaatataacaaataattcaacttttttaaattttaaaataataataatataaaaaatattataataatattttatttaactttcaactaaaatcattttatctcgtCTCGTTATCCAAACCTTGTAGTGGAAAACTGATTTGAACATTTTTAGTGCAGGATATACATGAGTATCACAATCACAAACCCTCAAAACACAGACCTTCCAATTTAGTACAAGCAAGAGCGAAACGGGCCTGCTTTTTTAGCCGAGAGCCTGACATTCCACGCGGTAGAATATAGACCGATTGTTGCTCATGATGGTGTCAGCGTAAAAGATAAGTCGTTTACGCATAAATAGTTGTGGACACTGATCCTGATAGTTGCCCCGACCCTGATCCAAATGGAATGGCCTCTTCCCTGTTTCTAAGGAGTACTCTACCCTAAATTTGCAGACGGTTTGGACTTGATTTGAGCGTCTTCATTGTCATTGTCATTGTCATTGTACGTTTAGGCCTCATATACCATTTGTCGATAGAGTTGTCTatggaagaaaaacaaaaacataaccGATCATCCCCTCCTaccattttgaaagaaaaaaatctgcAAAGTTTTGTCAATGACTCAATTCTATTTGAACGGGTGGGCCATCCGTAGAGCAACCAGGGGAATCAATCACTTTGGTGAAGAAAAGCGAGATATTCTggatcaaaaagaaaatcagaaaaatcaaaaagaaagagagagggagatattATCCAGCCTAGAACACTCGTACAGCGTCTATCAAATGCAGAAACTTACCTACTAAGTATGCAATGATTACAAGAACTGGCGGTGGTATTCTGGGTGGCTTTAGTTTGATGATCTCCATGCCCAAGTAGTCAAAACGATTagccaacaaaaacaaaattattggaCCAAAAGGGAGAATTGAGAGCTccttttctttaactttttGATTAAACAGTGGGGCACTAAATCAGAATAAAGGATTGTCTACCACTAATGGCccataataatcataattcttaaaaaaaaaaaaaaaaaaaaaaggtttctttATCAGATGAAGACTCGAGAAAATGCCACATCAGTCTTCACCCAAACCTCTGTTGGGTCACGGAGTGTGAAAACCTTTTCAGGAGATGAGTAGAGTAGTAATAGATGCTTACAGGACATACCTCAGTACgaattttatgtaaaatcttCGGCTTGCTGTTTCAGATTCGGGAAAGCATAATAATGGTCATTGATGTGTCACTGTAAACATGCTGTGCCGGACAGTGTTAAATTATTGAACCCAAATCCAAATCAACCTCAAGATTACGAAACACGCTTCTAATGCAGACATGGGTTGCATTGATTGGCGGCACTCACTTGCGTAAACACTTGAGACAAACCCAAATGGCTTTAAACAAGATAACATTATAGTACAGCAGAACTCGATCATCCATACTCCATAGGTTGCCCCCCAGAGCATCCTTGCTACTTTTCTCGTTGGCCCGGATTTCCGAAAGCAAAGGAATCCGCCCATACTGGTACTCTCCCAATGCCACATCGTCACTTTCGTCACACCATCCCaacaacctctctctctctctctgcttacCTTCGGCCTAGTCATAAGTTAACATGCTCCTCAACAGTCAACACAACTTCTTTGAGTTCCACAACCTTGTGTTcctctaaatttattttcaccTGAAAGCTATATGCTTTCATCAACATTTTTTGCAATTCCTTTCTGGTTCATCCATGATGCTGAACTGAATGTCGCGGGATTGACAAAGCGAAAATGGAGTTTCAAGAAGGTATGATGAAGTTCGTCGTTCACAAGCCCGTACAACCCAAACGGGTACTAGAAAACGGCAGAGAAACGGAGACTGCCACACCCCGGCGCAAATGGAAGATCTTCTTTGGCAAGTTCTCATCTTTACCTTCTTCAAAACCCTTGAACCTCAAAACAAAGCAACCCCCGAAGGAGTTTATCTGCCCCATTTCCGGGTCTCTCATGGCCGACCCAGTTATCGTCTCCTCAGGCCACACACTGGAACGCGCCTGCGTTCGAGCCTGCAAAGCCCTGGGCTTCACGCCCACCCTTGTGGGCTCGTCCACGCCCGACTTCTCCTCCGTTATCCCCAACCTCGCCCTCAGGTCCACCATTCTCAACTGGTGCAACAATTTCTCTGTGGACCCTCCAAAACCCATCGATTCCAACACCGCGGAAAAGTTCGTTCGTGCTTTAGTTGAGGCTGAGGCCAAGAAACGAGGTTCCCAGAACGAGAACCAAGCCCAAAAGGTCATAATCTTAGACAAGGAGCTAATCCAAGGGGCTCAAGAAAATCCGAGCGTGAACTTCGGGGACGTAGCAACGGAGGTGGATCGGTGCCGCCAGACTCACTCCTACTCGAGCTCGAACGACTCGGTCGCGACCTCCGTATCGACCCCATCCCTGCAACTTGCGACTCGGCCGAGCTGCTACTCGTCTTCTTCCTCAGAAATTGAAATCCTGGACGATAATTACACCGAAGAAGAGAGGGAAATCTTTGCCAAACTCAGAAGCCCACAGGTATTTGAGATCGAAGAGGCCGTGATTTCGCTGAGACAGATCACAAGAACCAGAGAGGACACGAGAGCCCACCTATGTACTCCTCAGTTACTCTCAACCCTCCGATCTTTGATCGTGTCCAGGTACTCAGCCATTCAAGTGAACTCAGTCGCGGCGGTAGTGAACCTGTCTTTAGAGGATGTCAATAAAGTTAAGATCGTACGTTCAGGAATCGTTCCTCCTCTGATCGATGTTTTGAAGGGAGGATTCCATGAGGCGCAGGAGCACGCTTCCGGTGCACTCTTTAGTCTAGCCCTTGATGATGGGAATAAGACAGCCATTGGCGTTTTGGGTGCATTACAGCCGTTGATTCACATGCTCCGGTCCCAGAGTGAGCGGACTCGGCATGACTCGGCACTTGCCCTTTACCATCTTTCACTCGTTCAAACCAATCGGACTAAGTTGGTAAAACTCGGATCGGTTCCCATTTTATTGGGCATGGTGAGGTCGGGTCACATGACAGGTCGGGTACTACTCATTTTATGTAACTTGGCTTTGTGTCCGGAAGGGCGGGCTGCAATGTTGGATGCTGGCGCGGTGGAATGTTTGGTCGGGTTGCTGAGGGGGTCGAGTTGGAGTCCGAGTCAGCTCGGGAGAGTTGTGTTACCGCATTATATGGGTTGAGTCATGGTGGATTGAGGTTCAAAGGGTTGGCCATGGCAGTTGAACTGGCGGAAGTAATGAAGAAGGTGGAGACAGTAGGAAGGGACCGGGCAAAGGAAAAGGCGAAAAGAATGCttgagatgatgaaaatgagaggCGGGGAAGAGGAGGATGAAGGCATAGATTGGGAGGAATTGCTTGAATTGGGGAGTCAGACTGGGTGTTGACACCATGGTGGATCAGACAAGTAGGGGTTAATTTGTCTGAGTTTTGAAGTACAGTGTTTGAAGTTATTATTCTTTTGGTgcctttttttctcctttttgcatttttttttttttttgggttcatgTTGTAATTACTGGTGGGGTTTTATATGGGTGGTTTTTGTGGTTTTGATcttttgtgactttttttttttcacctaaaTCATGGGCAGTGAAGGTGTAAATAAGAGCTTTTGTCACAGCTGATTTTGGAGCACGACTGTTCTAGCTCAACTTGCTGCGGTGCAGTACTTTATTCTTAGAAAGAATTCAATTTTGAGATGGGTGTCATACTGTATCATTCCATTCCCCCcactgcctttttttttttcttcttcttcaaattccTCAATAAAGTGTGTCAATTATTAGTTAAATGATACGGCAAGTATTAGCAGAATTTATTTTAGCATCATGCTCAAGGAGGAGCTCAAATTGGAGTTGTTATGTTTAATAATCCCTCCCATGAGCTTATTTCAGATTCAACCAttcgaaaaaagaaaatattttaactacaaagagattatacaaaaagtaaatttataaactaacgttAATTGATGcaatacattagattgtaaaattaattttgtattataaaatagatctaatgaaTCACGTAAAGtcatatttatttgtaaatttattttgtataatttttttatgtctgGAATAATTCTTTTAGAAGAATGATGGGTTTGACTAACAGTCCTGCTTCTAAGTGGTCAAgctattttttaaagtaaaacaaCCTTCCATTGCACTGTTGCCACGTCAGGAATCATACAAAAACATCAATACTCTCTACCACACACAAACCCATCTCCTTTATCGCAGATCCTGTGACCCTTAATCCActctcctctctcctctctcccatcCTCAATGTTTATAGTATCCAATTTTgcttcaaatctcaattcagtGCAAACCAGTTTCACTTCATTCTCAAGCTCCACGTCGAAGTGTCCCTCTTCCAAAGCTCTCATTGACAGATTCTCAAAGTCTCCAAATAATTACACAAACCCAACTACCAAATTTCAACAAACGGAATGACATAAATTCTCATAATAACCAAAAGTCAACAATAATCAGATTGAAATATGCTTCTCGAATTTGTTCAACATGAAAACAATCCAAATTATTATGAAGatcagctaaaaaaaaaaaaaaaaaaaaatttctaccaCGCAAGGTATTACTATCCCCATACTCCTAAAATCTGAGACCACAAAATCAAGAGGAATAAAAATGTCATTTGCTTCTTGAATTTGTTCAAGATGAAAACACCCAAATTGTGAAAAACCTAATATTTACACCACCATaaatatcatatgaaaaatcTGATATTTACACAATATACTTGTGATTTTCCCTTCTACATTTTAGCAAACACCTTGAATGCACACCATGTTCTCCATCGTAGCAGCTCTTTTGTGTTTCCATCATTCTTTTCCATAATACAAACAATCAACATTTTTTCGAAATTTTTTCTAATCCATCAAAATAGAGAACAGAGAAATTCTTGTATCTGACTCCTTGATCTTGAGATTACATCTCGTGTGCAGCGTCGAGCACCCTGGATATAGCGACATAGGAGATTTAGCTGCAGTCAGAGATGGAGCAGCCATCTGAGGAGAATGAGCAGCCGCTTGAGGAGAAGGAGTAGAAACTCAGCAGCCGCTTGAGGAGAAGGAGTAGAAACTGGATGAGTCACTGCCGAAGAGGTGAGAGATGAGACCGATGGAGATGTTTTCTGGGATGAGGTGGGAGACTAGCTTTTCTGTAAAGGAAAAAACGAATGCGAAGGGAGAAACGAGTGGGAGTTGAGATGCACAACATCTCCATGATAGTTGTGGTGGGATGCTACATGTCACTTAATTATTGACGAGCTGTTAATTAGATAATGTTAAATAGATTGGTGCTAGAGTTTTCTCTTGACTTAAATGGGAAGGGGGTGTCTTAGTAGGGAACGAAAAGCCCAAAGGTAACAGCCACATATACCTTAGGCTAGAATCTCTCCTGGTGGAGCCTTTCCCAAAGGGCCAATGGGTTAAGCTTATTGATTGTTTTTCGATGTATTAATGAGATTGCATTATGGAGTGGCAGCACTACCATTGTCTGCTGATTATGACATCTTGTCTATTCATTTGTAAAAGAGAAACGAATTATTCCAGCATTCACTAACCAGATAGGGTTAACCAGCTTTTGAGGCGCAATTCGCAGACTCCATTattcttgatatttttattctttagcATATTAATTGAAAGTCTATAGATAAGATAATATAATCAAGCAGTGAGCTTATAAAACTCTTTCTGCCCACCTTCTGTTTTCTTGGTGCTTTGAGGTCTGAGAGCATTCCAAGAAGTCCAGCTGTAGCCATGGaccacaaacacaaaaaaaggaTACGTGCGTCGAATTTCAAACCGAGTAATAACATAGGATTCGGTTTCTTGCATAGCCGACGTACTGCGAATGATCAGTAGTTGGTAGGTtggattgataaaaaaaaaatctctctacagctataacttttataaaaataaatttattaattaatatattaataataaaaataattttgcaatttatcatttatttttttaccgcACTTCATAATAATTCATTGACATGCAGTACTAGATTTTGTCGATGAGATGTGTAGTTCTACGACTTCTTAATACTGTATCATTTATAAAGAACACACAAGTTACAAACATCAGATACtgaagagagtgagagagagagagccatcTCTATCCAGCTGCGCCATGATCACTTTACACAAATTCTGAAGaactgaaaacataaaaaatataatttgaaacccagaaaataaaataattgtgtaTATTTGAGCTTGAAAATACGACATTAATACAAATACATGTAtacatatacacatacatatatatttgtatatgtatacatatacaGTTCGTCCTCaccacaaccaccaccaccaccaccaccaccaccgccaccatcaGATTCTCATTCATTGCACACTCGCTCGCACCAACAATCAAAACAGAGAACGGCCTCAGAAAAAGGTTTCAACTCATGATTCTTAGTTAAAGGCATCACATCTATGCCGAATCTCTCCTTGCCTCCCCGTCTGGACCTTATACAAACTTAGCTTCTCCATTGCCTTGCCAAACGCCTCAAAGAATTTGTTCTGATCCGCCGCGTACATTTGTACAAATTCCCTCGTCCTCGAATCACTGTACAGGCCGTGATCCGACCTCAACAGCCCTAACCCCTTAGGCAGATTCTGGAAGTACATGTTGTCGAACTTGTTGGGAGTCATGATGTCATTGAACACCGACAACGTGGGGTTTTTCTGATAATCCGCACAAGCTTTCTGCAACGCCTGAACAAATCTCGGATTGTACTGCGTATCGTACTGCGAATACTTGCTGCTCTGGTTATAGATCCCGGAGCTGAATTCCTTGCAATGAGAGAACCCAATGGTGTGAGCACCGCACAAGGCCACCGTTTCTTGGATCGAGAACCCattagaataaaaaagattaatgaTCTGAGACATAGACATTGTGGCTCTTGGAAGTTTGCCTTCGACATAGGATGATTTAGAGACCCGCCCATCTTTGCGTCCCAAGAAGACGTTGTAGTAGGGACCACCCACCATGGTAACAAGGTCGCGAGTGGCAACGGCTAAGATGTCGGCGCACGAGACGGTGTTGGGGCAGGCGAGCTCGAGGGCTGTCTTGGCGCGGACGACGACGTCGAATGCGTCGCCGGGGAGGGAAAGGTTGATGTCGGCGTCGCGCTCGGCTGAGTTGAAGGGGGTGGAGGAGACGAGGATGGAGGCGTCGCAGCCGTTGACGAGGCAGTCGTGGAAGAAGAGGCGGAGAGTTCCTGCGGCTGTTGTGGGGCTGTTGATCTGCTTGCTGGTGATGGTGTCTTGCATGATTTGGTTAAATCTCGGGCACGATTTCTGGTAGTAATCCAAGCTGAGCTGAGACTGTGAGGGATTGACGAAGAGCGATAGGGATGtgagaaagagaaggagaagcAATGCCATTTCTCTTGGTTTTCTCTCAGAGACGAAAGAAAGGAGCCTAATGCCTCAGTGGGCTGTAGAGAGATAAGAAGCTGTAGCTGAAGCGGAAGGAACTGGAGCTATGCATGCGGAAAACTGAGGGTGTGGGGGATAGATGGGACTTGGGAGTATTTTaccgtagagagagagagagagagagagagagagagagagagagagagagagtgcacgCGTTACTCTCTGCACCACCAATCACGGGATGCGTGGTTTAGGGAAAGGGTGGGGCCTCCTCGTGTTTGAATTACAATCTCAACATGCAGACAGTTGGCGCCGGACACACGTTAAACGGCCCCGATGCTTACCAAAACAAGCCCCGAAATCACTCAGATGCCTTTGCAGTGTTTGACAAAATGACTATGATACGGAGGGGTATAAAGCTACCATACATGGGTGAATCTTTCGAGCCTCTGTGAATTGGGACCGTAGGATATGCCAGTATGGTAGATGCGAAAGTATTGTGGGGGGACACGGTGCCATTATTCTTACCTACAAAGCCGTTTaaattaaatgcaaaaaataaaaaataaagaaaattattagcATTATGAATGGTATAGAAATTCgaacttattataaaataattaaagtgttatttgataatttattttaaaattaaagtaaacaaaaattaaaatataattgagagtatttttggGTTTGAACAATGAGCTTTTGCGCTGATTGCGTTAGGTCACATGGTGGATCATAAATGCTTGATGACAACTCATCTTACAACGCGGCTCTCTAATATGATGGGCCCCATTCAATTCTGTCCATAGATTGACGGTGGTGATCTTGCGGCGTAAAGTGCAGATGGACTCAGTCATCACtcatcaattaatatataattattattttttatttcataattttagttttgttttttaaaaaaagttttctaTTCACATCCCTTACATCATTTATatgcttttattcttttatttattttttcctttacagGAATATGATGTAAGATTattgagtaaaatttttctaaaataaatactataattatctcattttatggCTTATACTTGCCTGTCCGTTTCAACTCAAAAATAGGAAATGTAAGATCAACTAATTATCATGTTTAATTTTTGAAGTGGagagttttgtttttaactatatcatttattttctcatttgatGAAAACTCAACAATATCTTTGAATTAATTACTTTCATTTGGCTGCGTTTTGATATTGtggtgatctcagatgatctgtgaataataataaaaaaaataaaaattttgtaaattataatgacttgtttgtgaatattagtaaagTAATCTGAGactattttacttatcaaacacAGCATTAaagttcttttacttttttctctaGTTGTGCTCTTTTAATTCTATAAGTAATGGAGTCATAAActagtatgaaaaataaataatttataactcTCTTACAACtctatatattaaatgaatgataattttagtagaacaaaaatattggaaagaaaaaaagagcacCGGAATTCATGTGTCGGTGGAAGCattcacaaacaaaaaaaggacGATGAAGGGTAGAAAACAAAGGGATTTTCAGATAGGACTTGGAAGAAAGTAGAGAGGGCCTAACAAAAAGGCAAGGTGCAACTCTAGGCCGCAAGAAACAAGAAAGCATCCGATCGCAAGCCTTAAACAGCTTCCCACGAAACAGAGATAGTTACGTACATGACATGATTATTGGGTCAAAAGCTGAGCTCTGCTCCATCTGCTTGCTAGCTATCTCATCCATGATCCTACCTCAATAAAGCTGTTGTTCACACACCTTCCCTAGTTGTCTTTTCCTAAGCCCCACACCTTCGTGAGTATTAAGTTGGCCTAGGACAACAACAATCCTCTCTCTGTTATTTTCATTCTGCTTAGCCATACCTTGTCCACGGCACGAGTTTGACGAGgagtttttttaaacttcttttaAGTTTGAAGATGAGATTGGTCCGTAGAGCTCTACGTGCGTTACTACAAAAGTCATTCATCCAAAGGTATGGTACTTGCATACTTCCTTTGCCATtaaaagaaagggaagaagaaacaaagaCAGAAAgccatttttttcataattccaTAGAAAGTGTGCTCAAATACAACCCAAAAATAGCAAGCACAGAAGACATTGGGAAAAACCCCTTCACGCATTGTTGGGGAATGGCTTCGGAATCCCACACAAATTAAAAACCAAGTGCACATGGATGTCGAAAGCTTTGATTATTGCATACAAATTTCAGGGAACTCTAGAGAGCCAGTAGCATAATGGCTGTACCGGCGGGTCTTCATTAACTCGGCGAGTGGCGAACTGTGAGAAGTTCCCATAATACCTTTAGCTATAATTTCCTCGTACTCTTTCCACCATCCCATGAAGCTGCTCTTTGTTAAGAAAATCTCAGGCGATATTGCATAATTCCTGAGCAACCCCCATACATAGCCTTCAAATGCAATCAGGTTGGATTTATGTGGTCCCTCCAAGTCCACGATGCTCGACTCGCTGTTACGGATCAGCATTAATTTGCATGAAATGCGAGCCTCCTCGACGTGTGCCCAGAAGCAAGAATCCTCGGTCAGATTAGCCTCCACGTTTTTCTTCTTGGAATTAATATTTCGATTGCTTGCAGGTCTCGCATCGTCATTCAGCCATTGCTCCAATAGTTTGTAATGTTTGGGCCTTTCT harbors:
- the LOC121250993 gene encoding LOW QUALITY PROTEIN: U-box domain-containing protein 40 (The sequence of the model RefSeq protein was modified relative to this genomic sequence to represent the inferred CDS: inserted 1 base in 1 codon) encodes the protein MEFQEGMMKFVVHKPVQPKRVLENGRETETATPRRKWKIFFGKFSSLPSSKPLNLKTKQPPKEFICPISGSLMADPVIVSSGHTLERACVRACKALGFTPTLVGSSTPDFSSVIPNLALRSTILNWCNNFSVDPPKPIDSNTAEKFVRALVEAEAKKRGSQNENQAQKVIILDKELIQGAQENPSVNFGDVATEVDRCRQTHSYSSSNDSVATSVSTPSLQLATRPSCYSSSSSEIEILDDNYTEEEREIFAKLRSPQVFEIEEAVISLRQITRTREDTRAHLCTPQLLSTLRSLIVSRYSAIQVNSVAAVVNLSLEDVNKVKIVRSGIVPPLIDVLKGGFHEAQEHASGALFSLALDDGNKTAIGVLGALQPLIHMLRSQSERTRHDSALALYHLSLVQTNRTKLVKLGSVPILLGMVRSGHMTGRVLLILCNLALCPEGRAAMLDAGAVECLVGLLRGSSXESESARESCVTALYGLSHGGLRFKGLAMAVELAEVMKKVETVGRDRAKEKAKRMLEMMKMRGGEEEDEGIDWEELLELGSQTGC
- the LOC121250997 gene encoding peroxidase 31-like, whose product is MALLLLLFLTSLSLFVNPSQSQLSLDYYQKSCPRFNQIMQDTITSKQINSPTTAAGTLRLFFHDCLVNGCDASILVSSTPFNSAERDADINLSLPGDAFDVVVRAKTALELACPNTVSCADILAVATRDLVTMVGGPYYNVFLGRKDGRVSKSSYVEGKLPRATMSMSQIINLFYSNGFSIQETVALCGAHTIGFSHCKEFSSGIYNQSSKYSQYDTQYNPRFVQALQKACADYQKNPTLSVFNDIMTPNKFDNMYFQNLPKGLGLLRSDHGLYSDSRTREFVQMYAADQNKFFEAFGKAMEKLSLYKVQTGRQGEIRHRCDAFN